One region of Melitaea cinxia chromosome 29, ilMelCinx1.1, whole genome shotgun sequence genomic DNA includes:
- the LOC123667677 gene encoding uncharacterized protein LOC123667677 yields the protein MSLRQEKRRVSNDSLHPTITEVIGEKDMEKLKKSLEDDNADKDMEILRQSLEDGNVKKDTEMETERKASDKEKKKRKQTELKKNYVDFLSEDEDFVWDSTSWKDTDGSSTTSSDPNQKKRKESRKDQIQKMEK from the coding sequence atGTCACTAAGGCAAGAAAAAAGAAGAGTCAGTAATGATAGTCTTCACCCAACAATTACAGAAGTAATTGGAGAAAAGGATatggaaaaactaaaaaaatcgtTAGAAGACGATAATGCAGACAAAGACATGGAGATTTTAAGACAATCTTTAGAAGACGGCAATGTGAAAAAGGACACAGAAATGGAAACAGAAAGAAAAGCTTCagacaaagaaaaaaagaaaagaaaacaaactGAGTTAAAGAAGAATTATGTAGATTTTTTAAGCGAAGATGAAGACTTTGTATGGGATTCAACGTCTTGGAAGGATACAGACGGTTCTTCAACTACTTCTAGTGACCCAAatcagaaaaaaagaaaagaaagcaGAAAAGATCAAATACAGAAGATGGAAAAGTAG